The following are encoded in a window of Corythoichthys intestinalis isolate RoL2023-P3 chromosome 8, ASM3026506v1, whole genome shotgun sequence genomic DNA:
- the LOC130920371 gene encoding interleukin-8-like isoform X1, which translates to MMNKVILSALVVLLASVSISEGMTLRSLGVELHCRCIQTESRPIGRHIEKVELIPANSHCEETEIIATIKKTGQEVCLDPEAPWVKRVIDKILKNSKRR; encoded by the exons ATGATGAACAAAGTGATCCTCAGTGCTTTGGTGGTCCTGTTGGCTTCTGTTTCCATAAGTGAAG GAATGACTCTCAGAAGCTTGGGAGTTGAGCTGCACTGCCGCTGCATCCAGACAGAGAGCAGACCCATCGGCCGCCACATCGAGAAAGTTGAGCTGATCCCCGCCAACTCCCACTGCGAGGAGACAGAGATCAT TGCTACAATTAAAAAGACGGGCCAGGAGGTATGCCTTGACCCCGAGGCTCCATGGGTGAAGAGAGTCATTGACAAGATCCTTAAAAA CAGCAAAAGACGCTGA
- the LOC130920371 gene encoding interleukin-8-like isoform X2 — protein sequence MMNKVILSALVVLLASVSISEGMTLRSLGVELHCRCIQTESRPIGRHIEKVELIPANSHCEETEIIATIKKTGQEVCLDPEAPWVKRVIDKILKNKRR from the exons ATGATGAACAAAGTGATCCTCAGTGCTTTGGTGGTCCTGTTGGCTTCTGTTTCCATAAGTGAAG GAATGACTCTCAGAAGCTTGGGAGTTGAGCTGCACTGCCGCTGCATCCAGACAGAGAGCAGACCCATCGGCCGCCACATCGAGAAAGTTGAGCTGATCCCCGCCAACTCCCACTGCGAGGAGACAGAGATCAT TGCTACAATTAAAAAGACGGGCCAGGAGGTATGCCTTGACCCCGAGGCTCCATGGGTGAAGAGAGTCATTGACAAGATCCTTAAAAA CAAAAGACGCTGA